In Paenacidovorax monticola, the genomic window TCATTTTTAGGAGACTTCATGAAAACGCTGTTCAAGGTCGCTGCCGTTGCCGTGGCCGCCGCTGCCGCCGTGGGTGTTCAGGCCCAGGATTTCCCGTCCAAGGACAAGACGATCACCATCGTCGTGCCCTACGCCGCCGGCGGCCCCACCGACCGCGTGGCGCGCGACCTGGCGGAAGCGATGCGCAAGCCCCTGGGCGGCGTGAGCGTGGTGATCGACAACTCGGCCGGCGCCGGCAGCACGATCGGCACCGCCAAGGTGGCCCGTGCCGCACCCGACGGCTACACGCTGCTCCTGAACCACGTGAGCATGGCCACCATGCCCACGATGTACCGCAAGCTGGCGTTCAACGTGGCCAACGATTTCGAGTACCTGGGCATCATCAACGACGTACCCATGACGCTGATCGCCCGCCCCAGCATGGCAGCGAACAACTACAAGGACCTGTCTGCCTGGATCGCCCAGAACAAGGGCAAGATCAACCTGGGCAACGCGGGCCAGGGCTCGGCTTCGCACCTGTGCGGCCTGATGTACCAGAGCGCGCTGCAGGTCGACATGACCCCTGTCCCCTACAAGGGCACGGCCCCCGCCATCACCGACCTGATCGGCGGCCAGATCGACCTGCTGTGCGACCAGACCACCAACACCACCTCGCAGATCGAGGGCAAGAAGGTGAAGGCCTACGCGGTCACGACCGCCAAGCGCCTCACCACGCCCGCGCTCAAGGACCTGCCCACGCTCGCCGAATCGGGCCTGAAGGACTTCAGCGTCACCATCTGGCACGGCCTGTACGCCCCCAAGGGCACGCCGGCACCTGTGCTGAAGAAGCTCAACGACGCGCTCAAGGCTGCGCTCAAGGACCCCGACTTCATCAAGAAGGAAGAGGGCCTGGGCGCCGTGGTGGCCACCGACGCCCGCGTCGAGCCCGCGGAGCACAAGAAATTCGTGCTGTCCGAAACGGAGAAATTCGGCGCCGTCATCAAGGCCGCCGGCTCCTACGCCGACTGATTCCCCCCTGTCTCGCGCTCCGTGCGCAAGCCGCCTCGGCCCCGGCCAGGCGGCTTTTTTCATGCCCGGGCGGCCAGGGGAGCCGCGCTCCGCGCAACGCCGAAGCGTGAGGCCCGTTTCACGGCGCCAGCCGCAGCCGCACAACGGCTCAGTACGGCAGGATGCCCGGCAGCAGCGGCCGGTCGAGGCGCTGGATCCACCACTTCAGCGCCTCGCCCACATGCTCGGTGCGCCAGGCCAGCCAGAAGGTCTCGGGCGGGCGCGGCGCCTCGACCTGCAGCTCCACGAGCACTCCCTGCTCCAGCTCCGCGCGCACACACGCCCGGGGCAGGAAACCGTGCCCCAGCCCCGCCGTCTGGCAGGCGATCTTGGCCTGCATGCTCGGCACCGTGATGCGCCGCTGCCCCATCAGCAGCCCCACCGTGCGGTCGGCGGATGAGCGCGCGCCGTCGCCCACCACCACGGCCGTGTGTTCCAGCAGATCGTCGCGCGTGAGCACGCGCCCCAGCCGCGCGAGCGGGTGCGTGGCCGTCACGCAGAACGCGAAGTCGAGGCTGCCCACCGCCACCGCCTTGTAGCCGCCGCCAGCCGGCCCCTCGCCCGCCGCCACGACGAGGTCGGCGCGGCCTTCGCGCAGGGCTTCCCAGGTGCCCGTGAGCGCTTCGCTGCCGATGCGCAGGCGCGTGCCGCAGTTCAGGTCCTCGAAGGCGCAGATGTCGGGGTTGAACGCGCTCGTGGGGATCAGCGAATCGTGCACCAGCCGCAGCTCGGCCTCGAAGCCCGTGGCGATCTGCCGCATGCGCGATTCGAGCTGGCGTGCCGCGGCCAGCAGCCAGCGCCCCTCCTTGAGCATTTCCTGCCCCGCGGGCGTGAGCGTGACCCGGGGGCCGTTGCGCGTGAACAGGGCCAGGCCCAGCTGCTCTTCGAGCCTGGACACGGCGTAGGAGATGGTGGACGGCACCTTGTGCAGGCGCTCCGAGGCCGCGGCGAACGAGCCGTGGCGCGCGATGGCATCGACGATCTCGACGGCTTCGAGCGTGAGTTTGAGCATGGCGGCTCCCTGGATTCAATCATCGAAATTATCGATGATGAATCCCCAAAACCTTCAACCTTGCAACCCCACATACGGCCGAAACTTCTCCCATCGGCACAGGAAAACAGTGAATTCAAAGCGAACACCGGTTTTCCTCAGTCCGTGAATTTCATCGAATCACCAAGGAGAAAACATGCTCGAAATCCGCCACTCCCAGCACCGGGGCCGCGCCAACCACGGCTGGCTGCAATCGCGCCACACGTTCTCGTTCGGCCACTACCGCGACCTGAACCAGCAGGGCTTCTCGGACCTGCTGGTCATCAACGACGACCGCGTCGCGCCGGGCCAGGGATTCGGCACGCACGGCCACCGCGACATGGAGATCTTCTCCTACGTGCTCGAAGGCGCGCTGGAGCACAAGGACTCCATGGGCACGGGCTCGGTGATTCGCCCCGGCGACGTGCAGATGATGAGCGCCGGCTCGGGCGTGCAGCACAGCGAGTTCAACCACTCGGCCCAGGAGGGCGTGCACTTCCTGCAAATCTGGATCGTGCCGAACGAGCGCGATGCCGAGCCCCGCTACCAGCAGGTGCACTTCGACGAGGCCGAGAAGCGCGGCCGCCTGCGCCTGATCATCGCCCCGCAGGGAGCCGACGGCGCCCTGGCCGTGCGCCAGGACGCGAAGGTGTATGCCGGTCTGTTCGACGGCGACGAGTCCGCGACGCTCGACGTGGGGACGGACCGCCATGTGTATGTGCACGTGGCGCGCGGCAGCCTCGCCGTGAACGGCGAGCGCCTCTCCGAGGGCGACGGCGCCCGCATCCGCAACGCCGGCTCGCTGCGCTTCGACCATGGCGAGCAGGCCGAGGTCCTCGTGTTCGACCTGCGCCCCCGCGAGCTGCCCGCCTGGTGAGGCGCGCCGCACTCCCTCCCGTTTTTTTCCCTCTTTTCCGTTCCTGTTTCCCAACCCACCCCAAGGAGATCCCGCCATGACCACCACCCAGCCCGTTGCCGTTGCCAAGCCCGGCGCCACGCTGCTCACCCCCCAGGACCACACGCTGGTCATGATCGACTTCCAGTCGCAGATGGCCTTCGCCACGCATTCCATCGACGCCGTCACGCTGCGCAACAACGCGGGCCTGGTGGCCAGCGCGGCCGCCGGCTTCGGCGTGTCCACCATCCTCACCACGGTGGCCGAGAAGAGCTTCAGCGGCCCCATGTTCGACGAGGTCACGGCGCCCTTCCCCGGCCAGCCGCTGCTGGACCGCACTTCCATGAACACCTGGGAGGACGAGGCCGTGATCCGCCGCGTGAACGAGATCGGCAAGCCGCGCATTGTGCTCGCAGGCCTGTGGACCAGCGTGTGCATCGTGGGCCCGGCGCTGTCGGCGCTGGACCAGGGCTTCGAGGTCTATGTGATCACCGACGCCTGCGGCGACGTGTCCGCCGAGGCCCACGACCGCGCCGTGGAACGCATGGTGCAGGCCGGCGCACGGCCCATGACGGCGCTGCAGTACCTGCTGGAGTTGCAGCGCGACTGGGCACGCGGCGAGACCTACGATCTCACCACCGGTATTGCCAGGAAGCAGGGCGGCGCGTACGGTCTGGGCATCGCCTACGCCAAGACCATGTTCAACGCCCACGAAGGCTGAGCACGGAACGGCCCTTGCAAGAGACAGAAGAACCAGGAGACCCTCCATGCCCCCGTCCACCACGCCGGACCTCATCCTCTTCAACGGCCGCTTCACCACGCTGGACCGTGCCAACCCCACGGCCAGCGCCGTGGCCATCGCCGATGGCCGCTTCACCCAGGTGGGCAGCGATGCCGAGGTGCTCGCGCTCGCGGGCCCGGGCACGCGCCGCATCGACCTGCGCGGCAGAAGCGCCCTGCCGGGGCTCATCGACAACCACCTGCACATCATCCGCGGCGGGCTCAACTTCAACATGGAGCTGCGCTGGGACGGCGTGCGCAGCCTGGCCGACGCCATGGCCATGCTGCGCGCCCAGGTGGCCGTGACGCCCGCGCCGCAGTGGGTGCGCGTGGTGGGCGGCTTTACCGAGCACCAGTTCGCCGAGAAGCGCCTGCCCACCATCGAGGAGCTCAACGCCGCCGCCCCCGACACGCCGGTGTTCATCCTGCACCTGTACGACCGCGCGCTGCTCAACGGCGCCGCGCTGCGTGCCGTGGGCTACACGCGCGACACGCCCGCGCCCCCGGGCGGCGAGATCGTGCGCGACGGCGCCGGCAACCCCACGGGCCTGCTGCTGGCCAAGCCCAACGCCGCCATCCTCTACGCCACGCTGGCCAAGGGCCCGAAGCTGCCGCACGAATACCAGGTCAATTCCACGCGCCACTTCATGCGCGAGCTCAACCGCTTGGGGCTCACCGGCGCCATCGACGCGGGCGGGGGCTTTCAGAACTACCCCGACGACTACGCCGTGATCCAGGAACTGGCCGACGCCGGCCAGCTCACGATCCGCCTGGCCTACAACCTGTTCACGCAGAAGCCCCAGCAGGAGAAGGAAGACTTCCTGCACTGGACCGCCAGCTCAAGGTACAAGCAAGGCACGGACTACTTCCGTCACAACGGCGCGGGCGAGATGCTGGTGTTCTCGGCGGCCGACTTCGAGGACTTCCGCCAGCCGCGCCCGGAGATGGGCCCCGGCATGGAGGGCGACCTCGAGGAGGTGGTGCGCATCCTCGCGCAGAACCGCTGGCCCTGGCGCATGCATGCCACCTACGACGAAACCATCAGCCGCGCGCTGGACGTGTTCGAGAAGGTGAACCGCGACACGCCGCTCGCGGGCCTGAACTGGTTCTTCGACCATGCCGAGACGATCTCGGAGCGCAGCATCGAGCGCGTCGCGGCCCTGGGCGGCGGCGTGGCCGTGCAGCACCGCATGGCCTACCAGGGCGAGTACTTCGTGGAGCACTACGGAGCCCGCGCGGCCGAGGCCACGCCCCCCGTCAAGCGCATGCTGGAGATGGGCGTGAAGACCTCGGCCGGCACCGACGCCACGCGCGTGGCCAGCTACAACCCCTGGGTGTCGCTGTCCTGGCTCATCACGGGCAAGACCGTGGGCGGCCTGCAGATCACGCCGCAGCGCAACCTGCTCGACCGCGAGCAGGCGCTGCGCATGTGGACCGAGAACGTCACCTGGTTCTCGAACGAGGAAGGCAAGAAGGGCCGCATCGCGGCGGGGCAGCTGGCCGACCTGATCGTGCCCGACCGCGACTTCTTTGCCTGCTCCGAGTCGGAGATCGCCGATACCACGGCGCTGCTCACCGTGGTGGGCGGCAAGGTGGTCTATGGCGCGGGCGACTTCGCCGCATTCGACGACGCGCCGCTGCCTCCGGCCATGCCCGACTGGTCGCCCGTGCGCCGCTTCGGCGGCTACGGCGCCTGGGGCGCCAGGGACTCCGGCCCGCTGCAATCGGCGGCGCGCCAGGCCGCGGCCGCCTGCGCCTGCAGCCACCTGTGCAACGTGCACGGCCATGCGCATGCCGGCGCCTGGAATGCGCAGCTGCCCACGTCCGACGCCCAGGGCTTTTGGGGTGCGCTCGGCTGCGCCTGCTGGGCGGTGTGACCATGCCCACGGCACTCACCGCACCCTGGGTGCACACGCTGGCGCTGCTGTGCCTGTGCGCGCCCTACCTGCAGGGGGGCGTGCTCAAGCTGCGCGACTTTTCCGGCGCCGTGGCCGAAGTGCGCCAGCTCGGCCTG contains:
- a CDS encoding amidohydrolase, whose protein sequence is MPPSTTPDLILFNGRFTTLDRANPTASAVAIADGRFTQVGSDAEVLALAGPGTRRIDLRGRSALPGLIDNHLHIIRGGLNFNMELRWDGVRSLADAMAMLRAQVAVTPAPQWVRVVGGFTEHQFAEKRLPTIEELNAAAPDTPVFILHLYDRALLNGAALRAVGYTRDTPAPPGGEIVRDGAGNPTGLLLAKPNAAILYATLAKGPKLPHEYQVNSTRHFMRELNRLGLTGAIDAGGGFQNYPDDYAVIQELADAGQLTIRLAYNLFTQKPQQEKEDFLHWTASSRYKQGTDYFRHNGAGEMLVFSAADFEDFRQPRPEMGPGMEGDLEEVVRILAQNRWPWRMHATYDETISRALDVFEKVNRDTPLAGLNWFFDHAETISERSIERVAALGGGVAVQHRMAYQGEYFVEHYGARAAEATPPVKRMLEMGVKTSAGTDATRVASYNPWVSLSWLITGKTVGGLQITPQRNLLDREQALRMWTENVTWFSNEEGKKGRIAAGQLADLIVPDRDFFACSESEIADTTALLTVVGGKVVYGAGDFAAFDDAPLPPAMPDWSPVRRFGGYGAWGARDSGPLQSAARQAAAACACSHLCNVHGHAHAGAWNAQLPTSDAQGFWGALGCACWAV
- a CDS encoding hydrolase — translated: MTTTQPVAVAKPGATLLTPQDHTLVMIDFQSQMAFATHSIDAVTLRNNAGLVASAAAGFGVSTILTTVAEKSFSGPMFDEVTAPFPGQPLLDRTSMNTWEDEAVIRRVNEIGKPRIVLAGLWTSVCIVGPALSALDQGFEVYVITDACGDVSAEAHDRAVERMVQAGARPMTALQYLLELQRDWARGETYDLTTGIARKQGGAYGLGIAYAKTMFNAHEG
- a CDS encoding tripartite tricarboxylate transporter substrate-binding protein, translated to MKTLFKVAAVAVAAAAAVGVQAQDFPSKDKTITIVVPYAAGGPTDRVARDLAEAMRKPLGGVSVVIDNSAGAGSTIGTAKVARAAPDGYTLLLNHVSMATMPTMYRKLAFNVANDFEYLGIINDVPMTLIARPSMAANNYKDLSAWIAQNKGKINLGNAGQGSASHLCGLMYQSALQVDMTPVPYKGTAPAITDLIGGQIDLLCDQTTNTTSQIEGKKVKAYAVTTAKRLTTPALKDLPTLAESGLKDFSVTIWHGLYAPKGTPAPVLKKLNDALKAALKDPDFIKKEEGLGAVVATDARVEPAEHKKFVLSETEKFGAVIKAAGSYAD
- a CDS encoding LysR family transcriptional regulator, giving the protein MLKLTLEAVEIVDAIARHGSFAAASERLHKVPSTISYAVSRLEEQLGLALFTRNGPRVTLTPAGQEMLKEGRWLLAAARQLESRMRQIATGFEAELRLVHDSLIPTSAFNPDICAFEDLNCGTRLRIGSEALTGTWEALREGRADLVVAAGEGPAGGGYKAVAVGSLDFAFCVTATHPLARLGRVLTRDDLLEHTAVVVGDGARSSADRTVGLLMGQRRITVPSMQAKIACQTAGLGHGFLPRACVRAELEQGVLVELQVEAPRPPETFWLAWRTEHVGEALKWWIQRLDRPLLPGILPY
- a CDS encoding pirin family protein, which encodes MLEIRHSQHRGRANHGWLQSRHTFSFGHYRDLNQQGFSDLLVINDDRVAPGQGFGTHGHRDMEIFSYVLEGALEHKDSMGTGSVIRPGDVQMMSAGSGVQHSEFNHSAQEGVHFLQIWIVPNERDAEPRYQQVHFDEAEKRGRLRLIIAPQGADGALAVRQDAKVYAGLFDGDESATLDVGTDRHVYVHVARGSLAVNGERLSEGDGARIRNAGSLRFDHGEQAEVLVFDLRPRELPAW